A single window of Ignavibacteriota bacterium DNA harbors:
- the thrC gene encoding threonine synthase, with the protein MQYYSTNNKENKVSFKQAILQGLANDKGLFMPEKISRLPETFFKNLSHLTLQEIAFKVARNFIEDEISENELHFIIENSISFEAPIIKLSDDLSILELFHGPTLAFKDFGARFMARTMEYFLKGLNKEITILVATSGDTGSAVANGFLNVEGIKVLVLFPSGKISKIQEKQITTLGNNITAVEVEGTFDDCQRLVKTAFVDENLKSKINLSSANSINIGRLIPQSFYYFESYKQIENKDQKIVYSVPSGNLGNLTAGLFAKEMGLQINKFIAATNKNDVFTKFIGEGKFLPKASVETLSNAMDVGDPSNFARIIDLYKNDHKVISDLIFSKSFSDEETLNKIQYLYDNFKYVIDPHGAVGCLAFDQYKNTINENVSGVVLETAHPAKFINVIEDNLNIIPEIPDRLKSCLNKIGNTIKISNQYKDLKEILQN; encoded by the coding sequence ATGCAATACTACAGCACGAATAATAAAGAAAACAAAGTAAGTTTTAAGCAGGCAATTCTGCAAGGATTGGCAAACGATAAAGGTTTGTTCATGCCAGAAAAAATTTCGAGATTGCCTGAAACATTTTTTAAAAATCTGTCACATCTTACTTTACAAGAAATCGCTTTTAAAGTCGCAAGGAATTTTATTGAAGATGAAATTTCCGAAAATGAATTACATTTTATAATTGAAAATTCAATTTCATTTGAAGCTCCCATTATTAAGCTTTCTGACGATCTTTCCATACTTGAATTATTTCACGGACCAACTTTGGCTTTTAAAGATTTTGGCGCCAGATTTATGGCAAGAACAATGGAATATTTTCTAAAAGGATTAAATAAGGAAATAACTATTCTAGTTGCTACATCGGGTGATACCGGAAGCGCAGTTGCAAATGGATTTTTAAATGTTGAAGGAATTAAAGTATTGGTTTTATTTCCAAGCGGAAAGATAAGTAAGATACAAGAAAAACAAATTACCACATTAGGCAACAATATTACGGCAGTTGAAGTCGAAGGAACTTTTGATGATTGTCAGCGTTTGGTTAAGACCGCATTTGTGGATGAAAATTTAAAATCAAAAATAAATTTAAGTTCGGCTAATTCAATAAATATTGGCAGATTGATCCCGCAGTCGTTTTACTATTTTGAAAGTTACAAACAAATTGAAAACAAAGATCAAAAAATAGTTTATTCAGTTCCAAGCGGTAATTTGGGAAATTTAACAGCGGGACTTTTTGCCAAAGAAATGGGACTGCAAATAAATAAATTTATTGCAGCCACAAATAAAAATGACGTTTTCACAAAATTTATTGGTGAAGGAAAATTTTTGCCCAAAGCTTCGGTTGAAACTTTGTCAAACGCAATGGATGTAGGTGATCCAAGTAATTTTGCAAGAATTATCGATCTTTATAAAAATGATCACAAGGTAATTTCGGATTTAATTTTTTCAAAAAGTTTTTCGGATGAGGAAACATTAAATAAAATTCAATATTTATACGATAATTTTAAATACGTAATTGATCCGCATGGAGCTGTCGGTTGTTTGGCTTTTGATCAATACAAAAATACAATAAACGAAAATGTATCCGGAGTTGTTTTAGAAACTGCGCATCCGGCAAAATTTATTAATGTAATTGAAGATAATTTAAATATTATTCCTGAAATTCCTGACCGATTAAAAAGTTGTCTAAATAAAATTGGCAATACAATTAAAATTTCTAATCAGTATAAAGATTTAAAAGAAATTTTACAAAACTAA
- a CDS encoding homoserine kinase, protein MNKIKVFAPATVSNVGCGFDTIGFAIDKPGDIVSLSLRNDGIVKIKKITGDNGVLPYAIEKNTATYGLMEMLRIFGDKKIGLDIEIHKKMPIGSGLGSSAASSVAAVYGMNRLLNNHFNEMEVLNFAVLGESIASGAIHADNVAPSLFGGFVLIRDYNPIDVVKLPVPKNLFCTVLYSEIVIETKQARKLIKKNMPLKKARKHFGNIGTLVSGLYEGDLDKIARSIEDEISEPARAVLIPNFYEIKKAAINAGAFGCSISGSGPSIFAFSGSLDNAKKIGSAMKRIVNKSGIKSTLYISKINPHGPKII, encoded by the coding sequence ATGAATAAAATAAAAGTCTTTGCACCCGCTACAGTTTCTAATGTTGGCTGCGGTTTTGATACAATTGGTTTTGCCATTGATAAACCCGGAGATATTGTTTCGTTAAGTTTACGAAATGACGGAATTGTTAAAATTAAAAAAATAACGGGAGACAACGGAGTTCTTCCTTACGCTATTGAAAAAAATACAGCTACCTACGGTTTAATGGAAATGCTTAGAATATTTGGCGATAAAAAAATAGGCTTGGATATTGAGATACACAAAAAAATGCCGATTGGTAGTGGACTTGGTTCAAGCGCAGCAAGTTCTGTTGCCGCAGTATACGGAATGAACAGATTATTAAATAATCACTTTAATGAAATGGAAGTATTAAACTTTGCCGTTTTGGGTGAATCAATTGCAAGCGGAGCAATACATGCCGATAACGTAGCGCCATCATTGTTTGGCGGATTTGTTTTAATTAGAGATTATAACCCAATAGACGTAGTTAAACTTCCGGTTCCTAAAAATTTATTTTGCACGGTATTATATTCTGAAATTGTTATTGAAACAAAACAAGCACGCAAATTAATTAAAAAAAATATGCCGCTTAAAAAAGCTCGTAAACATTTTGGTAATATCGGAACTTTAGTCTCGGGTTTATACGAAGGTGATTTAGATAAAATTGCAAGATCAATAGAAGATGAAATATCAGAACCGGCAAGAGCGGTATTGATTCCGAATTTTTATGAAATTAAAAAGGCTGCAATAAATGCCGGTGCTTTTGGCTGTTCCATTTCCGGATCCGGACCTTCAATTTTTGCTTTTTCCGGTTCTCTTGATAACGCAAAAAAAATAGGTTCAGCAATGAAAAGAATCGTAAATAAATCAGGAATCAAATCAACTTTATATATTTCAAAAATAAATCCACACGGACCAAAAATAATTTAA
- the asd gene encoding aspartate-semialdehyde dehydrogenase yields MKKIPVAILGATGSVGQKFIELLSDHPWFQISELAASERSSGKKYKDATKWVMASQLNKTIADMEVKACEPNLNSKLVFSALDSSVAGQIETDFANKGYFVISNSKNHRFDKEVPLLIPEVNYEHLELLKNKSGGIVTNPNCSTIGMVMALKPLHDAFGIETVNVVTMQAVSGGGYPGVPSMDIIDNVIPYISGEEDKMKTEPLKILGKLNGSEIEFADINISAQCNRVSVIDGHLENVQVKFSKKPSKEEIVKVWKEYKSLPQILDLPSAPKIPIHFFEEDHLPQPRLNRNLENGMAASVGRLRECEIFDYKFVVLSHNTIRGAAGGTILLAELLKAQGYLNGIINE; encoded by the coding sequence ATGAAAAAAATACCAGTTGCAATATTAGGCGCAACAGGAAGTGTTGGACAAAAATTCATAGAGCTTTTATCCGATCATCCTTGGTTTCAAATTTCTGAACTTGCGGCTTCGGAAAGATCTTCGGGTAAAAAATACAAAGATGCAACAAAATGGGTGATGGCTTCTCAGCTTAATAAAACAATTGCTGATATGGAAGTAAAAGCATGCGAGCCAAATTTAAATTCAAAATTAGTTTTTAGTGCATTAGATTCTTCAGTCGCCGGACAAATAGAAACCGACTTTGCAAACAAAGGATACTTTGTAATTTCAAACTCTAAAAACCATAGATTTGATAAAGAAGTTCCCTTGCTTATTCCCGAAGTAAATTATGAACATTTGGAGTTATTGAAAAATAAATCTGGCGGAATTGTTACAAATCCAAATTGTTCAACAATTGGAATGGTTATGGCTCTTAAACCTCTGCATGATGCGTTTGGAATAGAAACGGTTAATGTTGTAACAATGCAGGCAGTTTCTGGAGGAGGATATCCGGGAGTTCCAAGTATGGATATTATTGATAACGTTATTCCATATATAAGCGGCGAAGAAGATAAAATGAAAACGGAACCATTAAAAATTTTGGGTAAACTAAATGGTTCGGAAATAGAATTCGCAGATATTAATATTAGTGCGCAATGCAACAGAGTTTCAGTCATTGACGGTCATTTAGAAAATGTTCAAGTTAAATTTTCTAAAAAACCTTCCAAAGAAGAAATTGTAAAAGTTTGGAAAGAATATAAATCGTTGCCTCAAATACTAGATTTACCATCTGCTCCTAAAATTCCAATCCATTTTTTTGAAGAAGATCATTTACCTCAACCGAGATTAAACCGAAATTTAGAAAATGGAATGGCTGCTTCCGTTGGTCGTTTGCGCGAATGTGAAATTTTTGATTATAAATTTGTTGTGCTTTCGCACAATACAATTAGAGGAGCCGCAGGAGGAACAATTTTACTTGCAGAATTATTGAAAGCGCAAGGATATTTAAACGGAATTATTAATGAATAA
- the thrA gene encoding bifunctional aspartate kinase/homoserine dehydrogenase I: MKVLKFGGTSVGNAERISQVINIIEDYNSKNIKIAVVFSAFGGVTDQLIDLSNRALKRDDSYLGLFQSLRLKHLDAFDVLVNHSKKNSAQKHITDHFDELNDILKGIYLLRELTPRILDNILSYGERLSNFIIAEAIKSKKIECEYLNATKIIKTDNNFGNAHVNYEQTNSNIVKYFKAHQLMQIVTGFIGLNEEGEITTLGRGGSDFTASIIGSALKAEEIEIWTDVNGILTADPRKVKEAIPLKAVTYQEAMEMSYFGAKVIYPPTMQPAFDNNIKIRIRNTFNTNFKGTVILEKQPKIKFSAKGISSVDNITLLRISGSGLFGNEGITSRIFDSLADEKIKSLMLTQGSSGLSICIAVLPDEGQKAKSAIENALRLEIFDGRVREITAEKNLSIIAVVGEDMRHTPGISGRVFEALGKNGINIIAIAQGSSELNISCVIKNEELSKALNVLHDSLFLAERKVYNIFLVGIGLVGSALLKYITDKKDFLKNDRSIELRVIGIANSKKMHFDLSGIDVNNWVDILEKSKTKSDISKFVAEIQKLNLANSIFIDCTANETAIPFYEEILKSNISITTPNKIANTKELDFYKKLRQTSQKKNVKFLYSTNVGAGLPIISTIKDLVNSGEKIIKIEGILSGTLSYLFNSFVEDKKFSDIVKTAQESGYTEPDPRDDLNGLDVARKLLILIREIGIDFELKDIDVENLVPAKARKVKTIETFFQILEAADSDFEARKISAVKNKSVLRYIASYENNKATVKLVEVDQTHPFYNLKGNDNIAAITTKNYSTQPLIIRGRGAGAEFTASGIFADILRIINYLG, from the coding sequence ATGAAAGTATTAAAATTTGGCGGAACTTCGGTTGGTAATGCGGAAAGAATTTCTCAAGTTATCAATATTATAGAAGATTATAATTCAAAAAATATTAAAATTGCGGTTGTTTTTTCCGCATTCGGTGGAGTTACGGATCAACTTATTGATCTTAGCAACAGAGCTTTAAAAAGAGATGATTCCTACCTTGGATTATTTCAATCATTACGTTTAAAACACTTGGACGCGTTTGATGTTTTAGTAAATCATTCTAAAAAGAACTCAGCTCAAAAACATATTACGGATCATTTTGATGAGTTAAATGATATCCTAAAAGGAATTTACCTTTTGAGAGAACTTACTCCCAGAATTTTAGACAATATTTTAAGTTATGGAGAAAGACTTTCAAATTTTATAATTGCAGAAGCTATTAAAAGTAAAAAAATTGAATGTGAATATTTAAACGCAACCAAAATTATTAAAACTGATAACAACTTCGGTAATGCACATGTAAATTATGAACAGACAAATTCAAATATCGTAAAATATTTTAAAGCACATCAGTTAATGCAAATTGTGACCGGATTTATCGGCTTAAATGAAGAAGGCGAAATTACAACCTTGGGAAGAGGCGGTTCAGATTTTACGGCTTCAATTATCGGTTCTGCATTAAAAGCCGAAGAAATAGAAATTTGGACAGACGTAAACGGAATTTTAACGGCTGATCCAAGAAAAGTGAAAGAAGCAATTCCATTAAAAGCTGTTACGTATCAGGAGGCGATGGAAATGTCGTACTTTGGCGCTAAAGTAATTTATCCACCTACAATGCAGCCTGCGTTTGATAATAATATAAAAATTAGAATTCGAAATACTTTCAATACTAATTTTAAGGGAACTGTTATACTAGAAAAACAGCCCAAAATAAAATTCAGCGCAAAAGGGATTTCTTCTGTTGATAATATAACTTTGCTGAGAATCAGCGGAAGCGGACTTTTCGGCAACGAAGGAATTACTTCGAGAATATTTGATTCCTTAGCCGATGAAAAAATTAAATCTTTAATGTTAACGCAAGGTTCTTCCGGATTAAGTATATGTATCGCGGTTCTTCCTGATGAAGGTCAAAAAGCAAAAAGCGCGATTGAAAACGCGTTGCGTTTAGAAATTTTTGACGGAAGAGTAAGGGAAATTACAGCTGAAAAAAATCTTTCAATTATCGCGGTTGTTGGCGAAGATATGCGTCACACTCCGGGAATATCGGGAAGAGTTTTTGAAGCATTGGGTAAAAACGGTATCAACATTATCGCAATTGCTCAGGGTTCATCCGAATTGAATATTTCTTGCGTAATTAAGAATGAAGAATTGTCTAAAGCTTTGAATGTTCTGCATGATTCATTATTTCTTGCCGAAAGAAAGGTATACAACATCTTCTTGGTTGGAATTGGATTGGTTGGCAGCGCGTTATTAAAATATATAACCGATAAAAAAGACTTTCTTAAAAATGATAGGTCTATTGAACTAAGAGTAATTGGTATTGCAAACAGTAAAAAAATGCACTTTGATTTAAGCGGGATTGATGTAAATAATTGGGTAGATATTTTGGAGAAATCTAAAACCAAATCCGACATATCGAAATTCGTTGCAGAAATTCAAAAATTAAATTTGGCAAATTCAATTTTTATTGATTGTACGGCAAACGAAACCGCAATTCCTTTTTATGAAGAAATTCTTAAATCAAACATATCTATAACTACACCCAATAAAATCGCAAATACAAAAGAATTAGATTTTTATAAAAAGTTAAGACAAACATCGCAAAAGAAAAATGTAAAATTTCTTTATAGTACAAATGTCGGCGCTGGCTTACCAATTATTTCTACAATTAAAGATTTGGTTAACAGCGGCGAGAAAATAATTAAAATAGAAGGTATTCTTTCGGGAACTTTAAGCTACTTATTTAATTCATTTGTTGAAGATAAAAAATTTTCCGATATTGTTAAAACGGCACAGGAAAGCGGTTATACCGAACCGGATCCGCGTGACGATCTTAACGGTTTGGATGTCGCACGAAAATTACTGATTCTGATAAGAGAAATTGGTATTGACTTTGAGCTGAAAGATATTGATGTTGAAAATTTAGTTCCCGCAAAAGCAAGAAAAGTTAAAACTATTGAAACGTTCTTCCAAATTTTGGAAGCCGCCGATTCAGACTTTGAAGCAAGAAAAATTTCCGCAGTTAAAAATAAATCAGTTTTAAGATATATTGCTTCTTATGAAAATAATAAGGCAACTGTAAAACTTGTTGAAGTTGATCAAACACATCCGTTTTATAATCTTAAGGGAAATGACAATATAGCGGCAATAACAACAAAAAATTATTCCACTCAGCCTTTAATAATTAGAGGAAGAGGAGCCGGCGCGGAATTTACCGCTTCAGGAATTTTTGCGGATATTTTAAGAATTATTAATTACTTAGGTTGA
- a CDS encoding MoxR family ATPase encodes MEITELNEKISKESEFIDVLLAEIGKVIVGQKEMVERLVIGLLGNGHILLEGVPGLAKTLAINTLANSMDAKFQRIQFTPDLLPADLIGTMIFNQKEGNFSIKKGPIFSNFILADEINRAPAKVQSALLEAMQERQVTIGQNTFKLPEPFLVLATQNPIEQEGTYPLPEAQVDRFMLKVKITYPTREDEMKILHRNVGSKPAAINPVIKIDSILKARNLIHDIYVDEKIEKYILDIVFATRKPNDYGLTKLSNLISYGASPRATINLALGARANAFLKRRGYVVPEDVRSICYDVLRHRIAVTYEAEAEEITSENIIEEILNKVEVP; translated from the coding sequence TTGGAGATCACAGAATTAAACGAAAAAATCAGTAAAGAAAGTGAATTCATTGATGTTCTTTTAGCTGAAATTGGAAAAGTTATTGTCGGTCAAAAAGAAATGGTTGAGCGATTGGTAATCGGACTTCTTGGAAACGGACATATTCTATTGGAAGGTGTTCCCGGATTGGCAAAAACATTGGCAATTAATACTTTGGCAAATTCAATGGACGCCAAATTCCAAAGAATTCAATTTACACCCGATTTGCTTCCGGCAGATTTAATAGGAACAATGATATTTAACCAGAAAGAAGGAAACTTTTCAATTAAGAAAGGTCCAATCTTTTCTAATTTCATTCTAGCAGATGAAATAAACAGAGCTCCAGCTAAAGTTCAAAGTGCATTACTCGAAGCAATGCAGGAAAGACAAGTAACAATAGGACAAAATACTTTTAAATTACCGGAACCATTTTTGGTACTCGCGACACAAAACCCAATCGAACAAGAAGGAACATATCCGTTGCCTGAAGCACAAGTCGATAGGTTTATGTTAAAGGTAAAAATAACTTATCCTACCCGTGAAGATGAAATGAAAATCCTTCATAGAAATGTTGGATCAAAACCGGCAGCAATAAATCCCGTTATAAAAATAGACAGCATTCTTAAAGCAAGAAATTTAATACATGATATTTATGTTGATGAAAAAATTGAAAAATATATTCTTGATATTGTTTTTGCAACAAGAAAACCAAACGATTACGGTTTAACAAAATTATCAAACTTAATTAGTTACGGCGCATCACCCAGAGCTACAATAAATTTAGCATTGGGAGCAAGAGCAAATGCATTCCTTAAACGAAGAGGATATGTTGTGCCAGAAGATGTTAGATCAATTTGTTATGATGTTTTACGTCATAGAATTGCCGTAACCTATGAAGCAGAAGCCGAAGAAATAACTTCGGAAAATATAATTGAAGAAATATTAAATAAAGTTGAAGTTCCATAG
- a CDS encoding DUF58 domain-containing protein: MLTKEILKQVRQIEIRTRGVVNEVFSGEYHSVFKGRGMEFSEVREYQFGDDIRSIDWNVSARFGHPFVKIFEEERELTLMLLVDLSGSLVFGSVEKTKQQIAAELTAILAFSAMKNNDKVGLILFTNEIEKFVPPKKGKSHILRIVREILSFEPQGNKTNIKGALEYFNHSIKKKTIAFLISDFIDKGYENILKIISKKHDLISIILEDPREKNLLDAGLLKFKDSETEEIRYLDTSNKMVQEHFKMKMQERKNFQNNLFLKSRVDTIPIDISTSYVKPLIDFFKLREKRW; encoded by the coding sequence ATGCTTACTAAAGAAATTTTAAAACAAGTACGCCAAATTGAAATTAGAACAAGAGGCGTTGTAAATGAAGTTTTCTCCGGAGAATATCATTCCGTTTTTAAAGGAAGAGGAATGGAATTTTCCGAAGTTCGCGAGTATCAATTCGGCGATGATATTAGAAGTATAGATTGGAACGTTAGCGCCAGATTCGGTCATCCGTTTGTTAAAATATTTGAAGAAGAACGTGAACTGACATTAATGCTGTTGGTTGATTTAAGCGGTTCGCTTGTATTTGGAAGTGTTGAAAAAACCAAACAGCAGATTGCGGCTGAATTAACCGCAATTCTTGCTTTTTCTGCAATGAAGAATAATGATAAAGTCGGTTTAATTCTTTTTACAAATGAAATTGAAAAATTTGTTCCGCCCAAAAAAGGTAAAAGTCATATTTTAAGAATTGTAAGAGAAATTCTTTCTTTTGAACCTCAAGGAAATAAAACAAATATAAAAGGAGCTTTGGAATATTTTAATCATTCGATTAAAAAGAAAACCATTGCGTTTTTAATTTCGGATTTTATTGATAAAGGTTATGAAAATATTCTTAAAATCATTAGCAAAAAGCATGATTTGATTAGTATAATTTTAGAAGATCCAAGAGAAAAAAATTTACTTGACGCAGGACTTTTAAAATTTAAAGATTCCGAAACCGAAGAAATCAGATATTTGGATACAAGCAATAAAATGGTTCAAGAACATTTTAAAATGAAGATGCAGGAAAGAAAAAATTTCCAAAATAATCTTTTTTTAAAAAGCAGAGTTGATACAATTCCAATTGATATTTCAACGTCGTATGTAAAACCACTTATTGATTTCTTTAAACTGCGTGAGAAAAGATGGTAA
- a CDS encoding VWA domain-containing protein has product MFNNIIFAYPYLLYLLAIIPLILFWYWKQNRKRSAAITYSNLEIFSDLDKTLKERLRHLPILLRLIGLSLLIVALARPQTFSSGENVYTEGIDIAMLLDISGSMLAEDFKPNRLDAAKNVIDEFVAGRTTDKIGLVIFASESFTQCPLTIDYPVLRGLLKDIQSGMIEDGTAIGTAIANGVNRLKDSEAKSKIMILLTDGVNNSGEIDPITAAQIAKKFGIRVYTVGVGTMGEAPYPFQTPFGKRYQMVPVEIDEKVLNEVSKITDGKYFRATNNKKLEEIYKIIDTLEKTRIEVTSYRKAKELFYNWLGLGLLFILAELFVSKLYLKKLP; this is encoded by the coding sequence GTGTTCAATAACATTATATTTGCTTATCCTTATTTACTTTATCTTCTTGCTATTATTCCTTTAATACTTTTTTGGTATTGGAAACAAAACAGAAAAAGATCTGCGGCAATTACTTATTCTAACTTGGAAATTTTCAGCGATCTCGATAAAACATTAAAAGAGAGACTGCGTCATTTACCAATATTATTAAGACTTATTGGACTTTCGCTTTTAATAGTTGCTTTAGCACGACCTCAAACATTCTCTTCCGGAGAAAATGTTTATACTGAAGGTATTGATATTGCAATGTTATTAGATATTTCCGGAAGTATGCTGGCCGAAGATTTTAAACCAAACCGGCTTGATGCCGCTAAAAATGTAATTGATGAATTTGTTGCCGGAAGAACAACGGATAAAATCGGCTTGGTTATTTTTGCTAGCGAAAGCTTTACTCAATGTCCGCTTACAATTGACTATCCAGTTTTGCGCGGATTGCTAAAAGATATTCAAAGCGGAATGATTGAGGACGGTACTGCAATTGGAACCGCGATTGCAAACGGTGTAAATCGTTTGAAAGACAGCGAAGCTAAAAGTAAAATTATGATTTTATTAACTGACGGCGTTAATAATAGCGGAGAAATTGATCCAATAACAGCCGCTCAAATCGCGAAAAAATTCGGTATTAGAGTTTACACGGTTGGTGTTGGAACAATGGGTGAAGCTCCATATCCATTTCAAACACCGTTCGGCAAAAGATATCAAATGGTTCCGGTGGAAATTGATGAAAAAGTTCTTAACGAAGTTTCAAAAATTACAGACGGAAAATATTTTAGAGCAACAAATAATAAAAAGTTGGAAGAAATTTATAAAATAATTGATACGTTAGAAAAAACAAGAATTGAAGTTACAAGCTATAGGAAAGCAAAAGAGCTTTTTTATAATTGGTTAGGACTTGGATTATTATTTATCTTAGCAGAATTATTTGTTTCAAAACTTTATTTGAAAAAATTACCATAA
- a CDS encoding VWA domain-containing protein, whose product MFRFAHGEYLYALYLIPILIGLIWYTIRNQNKLLEKFANVKLHKILFPMRSKFKIIFKNSLIILSILLLILALANPQIGSKIEEVKQVGIDVYILLDVSLSMKAEDIKPSRLEKAKHDIAKLIQKLKGDRIGLIVFSGKAFIQFPLTTDYAAANLFLSAVSVNSVPQPGTAIGPAIKLALNSFKKDEETQKAIVIITDGEDHEGELDTPIEEANNSNIKIYAIGLGSPQGAPIPVYSSDGAQVGYKKDASGNIVLTKLDETTLQEITSKANGKYYQGSNTDDELGMIYDNLANLEGSEYGATKITEYEDRYYYFLIPALLILIAEIFIKERKSKLFAKFEKQEEVSENES is encoded by the coding sequence ATGTTTAGATTTGCACACGGCGAATATCTTTATGCTTTATACCTAATTCCAATTTTAATTGGTTTGATTTGGTATACAATTAGAAATCAGAATAAACTGCTGGAAAAATTTGCGAATGTTAAATTGCATAAAATTTTATTTCCTATGCGAAGCAAATTTAAAATTATTTTTAAAAACAGCTTAATTATTTTGTCAATCCTATTATTGATTTTAGCGTTAGCCAATCCGCAGATTGGATCTAAAATTGAAGAAGTAAAACAAGTCGGTATTGATGTCTACATTCTTTTAGACGTTTCATTGAGTATGAAAGCGGAAGACATTAAACCAAGCAGATTGGAAAAAGCAAAACATGATATTGCCAAATTGATTCAAAAACTTAAAGGCGACAGAATCGGTTTAATTGTGTTTTCTGGAAAAGCATTTATTCAATTTCCTTTAACAACGGATTACGCGGCTGCAAATTTGTTTCTTTCTGCCGTAAGTGTTAATTCAGTTCCGCAGCCTGGTACTGCTATTGGTCCGGCAATTAAACTTGCGCTTAATTCATTTAAAAAAGATGAAGAAACACAAAAGGCAATTGTTATTATAACAGACGGTGAAGACCACGAAGGCGAACTCGATACTCCAATTGAAGAGGCTAATAATTCAAATATAAAAATTTATGCAATAGGTTTAGGCTCACCGCAGGGAGCTCCAATTCCGGTTTACAGCAGCGACGGCGCGCAGGTTGGATATAAAAAAGATGCTTCGGGAAATATCGTACTCACTAAACTTGATGAAACAACACTGCAAGAAATTACAAGCAAAGCAAACGGAAAATACTATCAAGGCTCCAATACAGATGATGAATTGGGAATGATTTATGACAATCTTGCTAATCTAGAAGGATCTGAATACGGCGCAACAAAAATTACTGAATATGAAGACAGATATTATTACTTTTTAATACCGGCTTTATTAATTCTTATTGCCGAAATATTTATTAAAGAAAGAAAATCAAAATTATTTGCTAAATTTGAAAAGCAGGAAGAAGTTTCTGAAAATGAAAGCTAA
- a CDS encoding tetratricopeptide repeat protein, translated as MKAKYFLLFGFTISCSSLFAQSTRGLVNDGVNAYEENKYADAETNFKKGIESNVENFEARFNLGDAVYKQGRFDESIEEFKNSFPLAKTDTDKAKIFHNIGNSLLKAKKLKESIGAYREALKLNPSDMETKYNLSYAIKQMQNQQNNQQNQNNKNQDQQNKDQNQNQDQNKDQQDQNKDQKDQKQDQDQQKQDQQNQQQKPEPKDEISKDEAQRILDALKNNEAELQKKMRQQKVRKSNVEKDW; from the coding sequence ATGAAAGCTAAATATTTCCTTTTATTTGGGTTTACGATAAGCTGTTCTTCATTATTTGCACAATCCACGCGCGGTTTGGTAAATGATGGAGTTAATGCTTATGAGGAAAATAAATATGCCGACGCCGAAACCAATTTTAAAAAAGGCATTGAATCAAACGTTGAAAATTTTGAAGCAAGATTTAATTTAGGCGATGCGGTTTACAAACAAGGACGTTTTGACGAATCAATAGAAGAATTTAAAAACTCATTTCCATTAGCTAAAACGGATACTGATAAAGCAAAGATTTTTCATAATATTGGGAATTCACTATTAAAAGCCAAAAAATTAAAAGAAAGTATTGGAGCTTATAGAGAAGCGTTAAAACTTAATCCAAGCGATATGGAAACAAAGTACAATCTTTCATATGCAATAAAACAAATGCAAAACCAACAGAATAATCAACAAAATCAGAATAATAAGAACCAAGATCAACAAAATAAAGATCAGAATCAAAATCAGGATCAAAATAAAGATCAACAGGATCAGAACAAAGATCAGAAAGATCAAAAACAAGATCAAGATCAGCAGAAACAAGATCAACAAAATCAGCAGCAGAAACCGGAACCTAAGGATGAAATTTCTAAAGATGAGGCTCAAAGGATTCTTGACGCGTTAAAAAATAACGAAGCTGAACTGCAGAAAAAAATGAGACAGCAAAAGGTTAGAAAGTCAAATGTTGAAAAAGACTGGTAA